In one Capricornis sumatraensis isolate serow.1 chromosome 1, serow.2, whole genome shotgun sequence genomic region, the following are encoded:
- the SLC35A5 gene encoding UDP-sugar transporter protein SLC35A5 isoform X2, whose product MKSRCGHPMLSTSSAMYTFLLGAIFITLSSSRILLVKYSANEENKYDYLPTTVNVCSELVKLIFCALVSFWILKKDHQNRKLRCGSWKEFFNFMKWSIPAFLYFLDNLIVFYVLSYLQPAMAVIFSNFSIITTALLFRIVLKRHLNGIQWASLLILFLSIVALTSGTETSQHSLAGHGFHHDALFSPSNSCLLFRSECPSKDNCTAKEWTFSEARWNTTARVFSHIRLGLGHVLIIVQCFISSMANIYNEKILKEGNQITESIFIQNSKLYFFGVLFNGLTLGLQSGNRDQIKNCGIFYGHNAFSVALIFVTAFQGLSVAFILKFLDNMFHVLMAQVTTVVITTVSVLVFNFRPSLEFFLEAPSVLLSILIYNASNPQGVEYVPRKERIRDLSGTLWERSSGDGEELERLTKPKSDIESDEDTF is encoded by the exons ATGAAAAGCAGGTGTGGTCATCCCATGTTAAGCACCTCGTCAGCAATGTATACATTCCTGCTGGGGGCCATATTCATTACTTTAAGCTCAAGTCGCATCCTACTGGTAAAATATTCAGCTAATGAAG aGAACAAATATGATTATCTTCCAACTACTGTGAATGTGTGCTCTGAACTGGTAAAGCTGATTTTCTGTGCGCTTGTGTCATTCTGGATTTTAAAGAAAG atcATCAAAATAGAAAGTTGAGATGTGGTTCCTGGAAGGAATTCTTTAATTTCATGAAGTGGTCCATTCCTGCCTTTCTTTATTTCCTGGATAATTTGATTGTCTTCTATGTCCTTTCCTATCTTCAGCCT gCCATGGCTGTTATCTTCTCAAATTTTAGCATTATAACAACAGCTCTCCTATTCAGGATAGTGCTGAA GAGACATCTAAACGGGATACAGTGGGCTTCCCTCCTGATTCTGTTTTTGTCTATTGTGGCCCTCACTTCTGGGACTGAGACCTCACAGCATAGCCTGGCAGGACATGGATTTCATCATGACGCCCTCTTCAGCCCATCCAATTCCTGTCTTCTCTTCAGAAGTGAGTGTCCCAGCAAAGACAATTGCACAGCAAAGGAGTGGACATTTTCTGAAGCTCGGTGGAACACGACGGCCAGAGTTTTCAGTCACATCCGTCTTGGCTTGGGCCATGTTCTTATTATAGTCcagtgttttatttcttcaatGGCCAATATCTATAATGAAAAGATACTGAAGGAAGGGAACCAAATCACCGAAAGCATTTTCATACAGAACAGCAAACTCTATTTCTTTGGTGTTCTTTTTAATGGACTGACCCTGGGCCTTCAGAGCGGTAACCGTGATCAGATTAAGAATTGTGGGATTTTTTATGGCCACAATGCATTCTCAGTAGCCCTTATTTTTGTAACTGCATTCCAGGGCCTCTCAGTGGCCTTTATTCTGAAGTTCCTGGATAACATGTTCCATGTCTTGATGGCACAGGTCACCACTGTCGTCATCACAACGGTGTCTGTCTTGGTCTTTAACTTCAGGCCCTCCCTGGAGTTTTTCTTAGAAGCCCCATCAGTTCTTCTCTCAATACTTATTTACAATGCCAGCAATCCTCAAGGTGTGGAATATGTACCTAGGAAAGAAAGGATTCGAGATCTCAGTGGCACTCTTTGGGAGCGCTCCAGTGGG
- the SLC35A5 gene encoding UDP-sugar transporter protein SLC35A5 isoform X1 — protein sequence MKSRCGHPMLSTSSAMYTFLLGAIFITLSSSRILLVKYSANEENKYDYLPTTVNVCSELVKLIFCALVSFWILKKEDHQNRKLRCGSWKEFFNFMKWSIPAFLYFLDNLIVFYVLSYLQPAMAVIFSNFSIITTALLFRIVLKRHLNGIQWASLLILFLSIVALTSGTETSQHSLAGHGFHHDALFSPSNSCLLFRSECPSKDNCTAKEWTFSEARWNTTARVFSHIRLGLGHVLIIVQCFISSMANIYNEKILKEGNQITESIFIQNSKLYFFGVLFNGLTLGLQSGNRDQIKNCGIFYGHNAFSVALIFVTAFQGLSVAFILKFLDNMFHVLMAQVTTVVITTVSVLVFNFRPSLEFFLEAPSVLLSILIYNASNPQGVEYVPRKERIRDLSGTLWERSSGDGEELERLTKPKSDIESDEDTF from the exons ATGAAAAGCAGGTGTGGTCATCCCATGTTAAGCACCTCGTCAGCAATGTATACATTCCTGCTGGGGGCCATATTCATTACTTTAAGCTCAAGTCGCATCCTACTGGTAAAATATTCAGCTAATGAAG aGAACAAATATGATTATCTTCCAACTACTGTGAATGTGTGCTCTGAACTGGTAAAGCTGATTTTCTGTGCGCTTGTGTCATTCTGGATTTTAAAGAAAG aagatcATCAAAATAGAAAGTTGAGATGTGGTTCCTGGAAGGAATTCTTTAATTTCATGAAGTGGTCCATTCCTGCCTTTCTTTATTTCCTGGATAATTTGATTGTCTTCTATGTCCTTTCCTATCTTCAGCCT gCCATGGCTGTTATCTTCTCAAATTTTAGCATTATAACAACAGCTCTCCTATTCAGGATAGTGCTGAA GAGACATCTAAACGGGATACAGTGGGCTTCCCTCCTGATTCTGTTTTTGTCTATTGTGGCCCTCACTTCTGGGACTGAGACCTCACAGCATAGCCTGGCAGGACATGGATTTCATCATGACGCCCTCTTCAGCCCATCCAATTCCTGTCTTCTCTTCAGAAGTGAGTGTCCCAGCAAAGACAATTGCACAGCAAAGGAGTGGACATTTTCTGAAGCTCGGTGGAACACGACGGCCAGAGTTTTCAGTCACATCCGTCTTGGCTTGGGCCATGTTCTTATTATAGTCcagtgttttatttcttcaatGGCCAATATCTATAATGAAAAGATACTGAAGGAAGGGAACCAAATCACCGAAAGCATTTTCATACAGAACAGCAAACTCTATTTCTTTGGTGTTCTTTTTAATGGACTGACCCTGGGCCTTCAGAGCGGTAACCGTGATCAGATTAAGAATTGTGGGATTTTTTATGGCCACAATGCATTCTCAGTAGCCCTTATTTTTGTAACTGCATTCCAGGGCCTCTCAGTGGCCTTTATTCTGAAGTTCCTGGATAACATGTTCCATGTCTTGATGGCACAGGTCACCACTGTCGTCATCACAACGGTGTCTGTCTTGGTCTTTAACTTCAGGCCCTCCCTGGAGTTTTTCTTAGAAGCCCCATCAGTTCTTCTCTCAATACTTATTTACAATGCCAGCAATCCTCAAGGTGTGGAATATGTACCTAGGAAAGAAAGGATTCGAGATCTCAGTGGCACTCTTTGGGAGCGCTCCAGTGGG